The sequence CCTTGATTCCGCTCCCAACGTCCGCTTCTAGGTGACGACACAGTTTACCTGAATGTCTGATTTGGGGCGCAAGTGCGAAGTTGTCACTCAGGATAAGTCTCGCCCCGATCCGGTACATCCTTGTGGAACAGGATGAATGCCAATGGATTACCGGGTTCGGCCATCGCGTCGCTGCGCTGGCCCGTCACCTCTCCTGCCACGACGCTGGTATATTCCGCGACCACTTCACCGAAGCTGTTGCGCTGGATGGCGATCTTCTGTCCGGGCTGCACTTTCTCGTTCAGCCTGACCAGATGCTCGACCAGCCCGCCCTCGGTTGCGAGAATCGGGAAGGCGCTGTTGCCGATGAAGACACTCACGTCCTTGCCGGTGCGTCCCATCGGACCGGCCACGATGCGGTAATGCTTGAGGACGTTCATCGTGCCTTCTACAAACAGGGCGATCATCTCGGGATCCAGCACCCGCGCAGCGCCGATCTCCGGCGTAAAGGCGGGAATGCCCACCTCCATGAAGGCGTTGTGCAGGACCCCCGGATACACGTGATTGTCGAAGATCTGGCCGACAGGGTAGAGCTCGACCATCGCCTTGACCTCCGGCACGTCCATGCCGGCGATATTGAATGCGGTAACCTCGAACCCGGTTGTCCCGGTGTGAAAGTCGATCGCGGCATCGGCATTCGGCCGCAGCAGCCGGTTGAACAGCAGTCCGGCATGTCGCTCTGGAGCGGTCATGCCGTTCTCGTTGCCGGGCCATTCCCGGTTCATGTCGATGAGATCGGCGCCCCTGCCGGCGTTGGGCCAACGCCGCTGCATGCCTTCGACGGCCGGGCGCGACACGTCCGTGACGGCCATCACCGCGCCCGACATCTCAGCCGGATCGAGCTGGTTCATCACCGTCTGCACGGCGTGCACGGAACTCATTTCGTCGCCATGTACGCCGCTGACCAGAACGACGCGCTTGCCCGGCCTTGCCCCCTTGGCGACGGTCACCGATACGTACCAGCGCTGGCCGCTGGCCATCTCGACGCCCTGGAAATACAGAAGGTGCCTCTGTCCGGGCTCCAAGTCGCCGACGTCGAGTGCGCTGACGACTTTCTTCCCGTGGATGATGTCGCCGGTATAGACCGTCGCAGACGGCGCGCCGGATGCCGGACCGGCAACGGACGCAGTCGAGCCCTGTGCGCCGGCGGAACCGGCGTTTGCAACGAGCCCGGCCGAGGCGCCGATCGTTGCAACGGACGCGATCATGAAATCGCGGCGGTCGAGGCGCTCGTCTGGCGTGTTCGGCATGACGCGGATCCTTCCTGTGTGCCCGCCCTTCTCCAAGCATGGTTGCGCCCACACGGTGCTGAGTGCAATGCAGCCACGCGCGCTCCAGCCGGGTCATTCACCCTCATCCGACGGCCCCCGAAGCCATTGCTGAGCACTCGTGAGGATCAGAAAGCCGATACGCCCAGTGCTTCGAGTAGCCTTGCACGATGGGGAATGAATTCCGGCTCCGCCCGGGTGAGCGAACGCGGCAGTTTAACCGTTTCGCCCAGGACGATCCGTCCGTTATGGAGGACAATCGTGCGGTCGGCCAGCAGCAGGGCCTCGTCCACGTCGTGGGTGACAAGGAGGACGGCTGGCGAATGAATCGCACAGAGATCGCGCAACAGCTGATGCATCGTGATCTTGGTCAAGGCGTCGAGCGCGCCGAAAGGCTCGTCGGCCAGGATCAGTTCTGGCTCGCGCACAAGCGCCTGCGCCAGTGCCACACGTTGCTGTTCACCGCCGGATAGATCGCTAGGCCAAGCCATTTCGCGCCCGGCCAGGCCGACCTCGCGCAAGGCAGCTGTGGACAAGGCGCGCGCATCGGCGACCCCCAGCCCCATTTCGACATTCTTGGGCACCCGCAACCAAGGTAACAGTCGCGCATCCTGGAAAATGACGCTCGTGGCCTCAGGCACCAAAAGAGCGCCGTTGATCTCGACGTCCGGATCGAGCCCCGCGAGCGCGCAGCATGGTGCTTTTTCCGGATCCGCTGTAGCCGAGCAAGGCGACGAACTCGCCCGGGCCTATGGTCAGGTCGATGTTGTCGAGAACGGTCCGGCCCTCGCAACGCCGGGTCAGACCGCGAGCCTTGACACCACGCTTCGGCCTGCTCACCGAAACGCCCTGCGCCATGAGAGAGCCTTTCTTTCAACAATCCTGAGAATGCTGCCCGTCGTGAGGCCGAGCAGGGCATAG comes from Pseudoxanthobacter soli DSM 19599 and encodes:
- a CDS encoding M14 family metallopeptidase, with translation MPNTPDERLDRRDFMIASVATIGASAGLVANAGSAGAQGSTASVAGPASGAPSATVYTGDIIHGKKVVSALDVGDLEPGQRHLLYFQGVEMASGQRWYVSVTVAKGARPGKRVVLVSGVHGDEMSSVHAVQTVMNQLDPAEMSGAVMAVTDVSRPAVEGMQRRWPNAGRGADLIDMNREWPGNENGMTAPERHAGLLFNRLLRPNADAAIDFHTGTTGFEVTAFNIAGMDVPEVKAMVELYPVGQIFDNHVYPGVLHNAFMEVGIPAFTPEIGAARVLDPEMIALFVEGTMNVLKHYRIVAGPMGRTGKDVSVFIGNSAFPILATEGGLVEHLVRLNEKVQPGQKIAIQRNSFGEVVAEYTSVVAGEVTGQRSDAMAEPGNPLAFILFHKDVPDRGETYPE